A window of the Hevea brasiliensis isolate MT/VB/25A 57/8 chromosome 6, ASM3005281v1, whole genome shotgun sequence genome harbors these coding sequences:
- the LOC110647009 gene encoding ABC transporter C family member 8 isoform X3: MEWGLDSSLLSCQLVLWCKLFSCKGRLSWICKEELDLGSPCTQRTIIDAVNLLFLAVFYLFLLVGSVRKHRVRGGNERDRIFGVVSICCALISIAYLGVGLWDLIVENDKFNHLIWLFYLVRGLVWISLAVSLIVKISKWNTILVTVWWLSFSLLASALNIEILAGAHGIHVLDILPWPVNLLLLFCAFRNFSHFTSQQAPHESISEPLLGEKEVKNQSKLAHASFLSKLMFSWINPLLKLGYSKPLNLEDIPSLDPEDEANIAYQKFAIAWDSLVRENNSYNTRNLVLWAVTNVHFKENIFVGVCALLRTIAVVVLPLLLYAFVNYSNLDQQNLYHGLSIVGCLFLVKIVESLSQRHCFFLSRLSGMRMRSALMVAVYQKQLKLSSLGRRRHSTGEIVNYIAVDAYRMGEFPWWFHAAWSLVLQLFLSIVVLFGVVGLGALTGLVPLLICGLLNMPFARFLQKCQYEFMIAQDERLRATSEILNSMKIIKLQSWEDKFKSLIESCRENEFKWLAESQFKKACATLLYWSSPTIISSVIFLGCALFRSAPLNASTIFTVLATLRGMAEPVNTIPEALSAMIQVKNSDQSIMIQGGKFSWDPELMTPTLREVNLDVKWGQKIAICGPVGAGKSSLLYAILGEMPKISGTVNVFGSIAYVSQTSWIQSGTVRDNILYGKPMDEARYEKAIKACALDKDINSFNHGDLIEIGQRGLNMSGGQKQRIQLARAVYNDADIYLLDDPFSAVDAHTAAILFNDCIMTALENKTVILVTHQVEFLSAVDRIMVMDGGQITQSGSYEQLLMAGTAFEQLMNAHKDSITALGASNYQSQGKSLTVDTVRPDESNMSYTTKQNSEGDISAKGVPVVQLTEDEEKETGDVGWKPFLDYLLVSKGMLLACLGILCQSGFVGFQAAATYWLAYAIQIPKLNSGILIGVYALISTLSAVFVYLRSFFTAHMGLKASKSFFSAFTDAIFKAPMLFFDSTPVGRILTRASSDLSILDFDIPFAFIFVVTPLLQLVATVGIMASVTWQVVIVAILALAGSKYVQDYYLASARELIRINGTTKAPVMNYAAETSLGVVTIRAFKMVDRFYQNYLKLVDKDAVLFFHSNGALEWLVMRIEALQNVTLLTASLLLVLLPKGAVAPGLVGLSLSQALSLTTVQVFLTRWYCNLSNYIISIERIKQFTHIPQEPAAIVEDKRPASSWPFKGRIELKELKIRYRPNAPLVLKGISCTFEQGTRVGVVGRTGCGKTTLVSALFRLVEPASGQILIDGLDICSIGLKDLRMKLSIIPQEPTLFRGSVRTNLDPLGLYSDHEIWEALEKCQLKATIRGLPNQLDTSVSDEGENWSAGQRQLFCLGRVLLRRNRILVLDEATASIDSATDAILQRIIRQQFLECTVITVAHRVPTVIDSDMVMVLSYGKLLEYDKPSRLMEINSSFSKLVAEYWSTCRRNSYNNFAAEFPDIVNQS; this comes from the exons ATGGAGTGGGGCTTGGATTCAAGTCTCTTATCGTGCCAGTTGGTGTTGTGGTGTAAATTATTTTCATGCAAAG GGAGACTTTCTTGGATTTGTAAGGAAGAACTCGACTTGGGTTCTCCATGCACACAAAGAACTATCATAGATGCTGTAAATCTGCTATTCCTTGCCGTCTTCTATCTGTTTTTGCTTGTAGGTTCTGTCAGAAAACATCGAGTCAGAGGAGGCAATGAAAGGGACCGGATCTTTGGGGTGGTTTCAATCTGCTGTGCTCTTATTAGCATCGCATACCTTGGTGTTGGATTATGGGATCTAATAGTTGAAAACGATAAATTCAATCATTTGATCTGGTTGTTTTATCTTGTCAGAGGACTAGTTTGGATTTCCTTGGCAGTTTCCCTGATTGTTAAAATATCCAAATGGAATACAATTCTCGTTACTGTTTGGTGgttgtctttttctttattgGCTTCAGCCCTAAATATTGAAATTTTAGCAGGAGCACATGGCATCCACGTTCTGGACATTCTGCCATGGCCTGTAAACCTTTTGCTTCTATTTTGTGCTTTTAGAAATTTCAGTCATTTTACTTCTCAACAAGCCCCACATGAGAGCATATCTGAACCTCTATTAGGTGAAAAGGAGGTAAAGAATCAATCAAAACTAGCCCATGCCAGTTTTCTTAGCAAATTGATGTTTTCTTGGATTAATCCTTTGCTTAAGTTAGGCTACTCAAAACCTTTAAATCTTGAAGATATCCCTTCTTTAGATCCTGAGGATGAAGCTAATATAGCCTACCAAAAGTTTGCTATTGCATGGGACTCACTTGTAAGAGAGAATAACTCATACAACACTAGGAACTTGGTTCTTTGGGCTGTTACAAATGTACATTTCAAAGAAAATATATTCGTAGGTGTGTGTGCTTTGCTTAGGACAATTGCAGTAGTAGTTCTTCCTCTCCTGCTGTATGCTTTTGTAAATTACTCCAATCTTGATCAGCAAAACCTGTATCATGGTCTTTCTATAGTAGGGTGTCTATTTCTTGTAAAGATAGTTGAGTCCTTGTCTCAAAGGCATTGCTTTTTCCTATCAAGACTGTCAGGAATGAGAATGAGATCAGCCTTAATGGTGGCAGTCTACCAAAAGCAGCTCAAACTTTCAAGTTTGGGAAGAAGAAGGCACTCAACAGGTGAGATTGTGAATTACATTGCAGTGGATGCCTACAGAATGGGAGAATTTCCTTGGTGGTTTCACGCAGCATGGAGTCTTGTACTACAACTGTTTCTATCCATTGTCGTTCTTTTTGGGGTTGTTGGTCTTGGCGCACTTACTGGATTAGTTCCTCTCCTCATATGCGGACTTCTCAACATGCCGTTTGCAAGATTTCTACAAAAATGTCAATACGAATTTATGATTGCTCAAGATGAACGCCTCAGGGCTACTTCCGAGATCCTGAACAGTATGAAAATCATAAAGCTACAATCATGGGAAGACAAGTTCAAGAGTTTAATTGAATCCTGCCGAGAAAATGAATTCAAATGGTTGGCTGAATCACAGTTCAAGAAAGCCTGTGCTACTCTCTTATATTGGTCGTCTCCAACAATCATTTCTTCTGTCATCTTCCTGGGATGTGCTCTTTTCAGAAGTGCTCCATTGAATGCTAGTACCATTTTCACAGTTCTTGCAACATTGAGGGGAATGGCGGAGCCTGTCAATACAATACCTGAGGCTCTTTCAGCTATGATCCAAGTCAAG AACTCAGATCAAAGTATTATGATTCAAGGAGGCAAATTCAGCTGGGATCCTGAACTAATGACGCCAACATTGAGAGAAGTGAACCTGGATGTCAAATGGGGGCAAAAAATTGCAATTTGTGGGCCAGTTGGGGCTGGAAAATCATCACTATTGTATGCCATACTTGGGGAGATGCCTAAAATTTCAGGaaca GTTAATGTATTTGGATCCATTGCCTATGTTTCTCAAACTTCTTGGATTCAAAGTGGAACTGTTCGTGATAACATACTCTATGGAAAGCCAATGGACGAGGCCAGATATGAGAAGGCAATAAAAGCATGCGCTTTAGACAAGGACATTAACAGTTTCAATCATGGAGATCTCATAGAAATAGGCCAAAGAGGACTTAATATGAGCGGGGGGCAGAAGCAGAGGATTCAACTTGCTCGTGCTGTCTATAATGATGCTGATATCTATCTCCTTGATGATCCTTTTAGTGCAGTAGATGCACATACTGCTGCAATTCTATTCAAT GACTGCATCATGACTGCCTTGGAAAACAAAACTGTCATACTAGTGACTCACCAAGTGGAGTTCCTCTCGGCAGTGGACAGAATTATG GTCATGGACGGTGGGCAAATTACTCAATCAGGAAGCTATGAACAGCTCTTGATGGCTGGGACAGCATTTGAACAGCTtatgaatgctcataaggattcAATAACAGCATTGGGAGCTTCAAACTATCAAAGTCAAGGAAAATCTCTGACTGTAGATACGGTTAGGCCAGATGAGTCTAATATGTCTTATACCACTAAACAAAACAGTGAAGGAGATATTTCTGCAAAGGGTGTGCCTGTAGTGCAGCTaacagaagatgaagagaaggagaCGGGAGATGTTGGATGGAAGCCATTCCTCGATTATCTACTTGTCTCAAAGGGAATGCTTCTTGCATGCCTTGGCATACTATGTCAAAGTGGTTTTGTTGGTTTTCAGGCTGCTGCAACTTATTGGCTGGCATATGCTATTCAAATTCCGAAACTCAATAGTGGCATTTTGATCGGAGTTTATGCTCTGATATCAACACTCAGTGCTGTTTTTGTATATTTGAGGTCTTTTTTCACAGCCCATATGGGATTAAAAGCTTCTAAATCCTTCTTCTCTGCCTTCACCGATGCAATTTTTAAAGCTCCTATGCTCTTCTTTGATTCTACCCCAGTTGGACGGATTCTGACTCGT GCTTCCTCAGATTTGAGTATCTTGGATTTTGACATTCCTTTCGCCTTTATCTTTGTGGTGACTCCTCTTCTACAGCTTGTAGCAACAGTAGGAATCATGGCCTCAGTCACGTGGCAGGTTGTCATTGTAGCCATCCTTGCTTTAGCAGGTTCAAAATATGTTCAG GATTATTATTTAGCCTCCGCAAGGGAATTGATAAGGATCAATGGTACAACAAAAGCTCCTGTCATGAATTATGCAGCTGAGACATCACTTGGTGTAGTGACAATAAGAGCTTTCAAGATGGTGGATAGGTTCTACCAGAACTACCTAAAGCTTGTGGACAAGGATGCTGTACTTTTCTTCCATTCTAATGGAGCCTTGGAGTGGCTAGTTATGAGGATAGAGGCATTGCAAAATGTGACTTTATTAACTGCTTCTCTTCTACTTGTATTGCTTCCAAAGGGCGCTGTAGCTCCTG GACTTGTGGGACTTTCATTGTCTCAAGCATTGTCACTTACCACCGTCCAAGTTTTCCTGACACGTTGGTATTGCAACTTATCCAACTACATCATATCAATTGAACGGATCAAGCAGTTCACGCATATTCCACAAGAACCTGCGGCGATTGTGGAGGACAAAAGACCAGCATCTTCCTGGCCCTTTAAGGGTAGGATAGAGCTTAAAGaattgaag ATAAGATATCGTCCAAATGCTCCACTAGTTCTTAAGGGAATTAGCTGCACGTTCGAGCAAGGGACTAGAGTAGGAGTTGTGGGGAGAACCGGATGTGGCAAAACCACTCTAGTCAGCGCTTTGTTTCGCTTAGTGGAGCCTGCAAGTGGCCAAATTCTTATAGATGGACTTGACATATGTTCTATTGGTCTTAAGGATTTGAGGATGAAGCTCAGCATCATCCCTCAGGAGCCAACACTTTTCAGGGGTAGCGTTCGAACTAATTTGGATCCTTTAGGCCTGTACTCCGATCATGAAATATGGGAG GCTTTAGAGAAGTGTCAGCTTAAGGCAACAATAAGAGGTCTGCCTAATCAGTTGGACACATCAG TGAGCGATGAAGGTGAAAATTGGAGCGCTGGGCAACGCCAACTCTTTTGCCTAGGAAGAGTCCTTCTCAGGAGAAACAGAATTTTAGTTCTAGATGAAGCTACTGCATCCATTGACTCTGCTACTGATGCCATTCTACAAAGAATTATCAGACAACAATTCTTAGAATGTACAGTAATAACAGTGGCACACAGAGTTCCAACTGTTATAGACAGTGACATGGTTATGGTCCTCTCTTATG GGAAATTGTTGGAGTATGATAAACCTTCGAGGCTTATGGAGATTAACTCTAGCTTCTCCAAGCTTGTAGCTGAATACTGGTCTACTTGCAGGAGGAACTCCTACAACAACTTTGCAGCAGAATTCCCTGATATTGTGAATCAATCATAA
- the LOC110647009 gene encoding ABC transporter C family member 8 isoform X1, translating to MEWGLDSSLLSCQLVLWCKLFSCKGRLSWICKEELDLGSPCTQRTIIDAVNLLFLAVFYLFLLVGSVRKHRVRGGNERDRIFGVVSICCALISIAYLGVGLWDLIVENDKFNHLIWLFYLVRGLVWISLAVSLIVKISKWNTILVTVWWLSFSLLASALNIEILAGAHGIHVLDILPWPVNLLLLFCAFRNFSHFTSQQAPHESISEPLLGEKEVKNQSKLAHASFLSKLMFSWINPLLKLGYSKPLNLEDIPSLDPEDEANIAYQKFAIAWDSLVRENNSYNTRNLVLWAVTNVHFKENIFVGVCALLRTIAVVVLPLLLYAFVNYSNLDQQNLYHGLSIVGCLFLVKIVESLSQRHCFFLSRLSGMRMRSALMVAVYQKQLKLSSLGRRRHSTGEIVNYIAVDAYRMGEFPWWFHAAWSLVLQLFLSIVVLFGVVGLGALTGLVPLLICGLLNMPFARFLQKCQYEFMIAQDERLRATSEILNSMKIIKLQSWEDKFKSLIESCRENEFKWLAESQFKKACATLLYWSSPTIISSVIFLGCALFRSAPLNASTIFTVLATLRGMAEPVNTIPEALSAMIQVKVSFDRINTFLLDDEPKNESLSIIPSQNSDQSIMIQGGKFSWDPELMTPTLREVNLDVKWGQKIAICGPVGAGKSSLLYAILGEMPKISGTVNVFGSIAYVSQTSWIQSGTVRDNILYGKPMDEARYEKAIKACALDKDINSFNHGDLIEIGQRGLNMSGGQKQRIQLARAVYNDADIYLLDDPFSAVDAHTAAILFNDCIMTALENKTVILVTHQVEFLSAVDRIMVMDGGQITQSGSYEQLLMAGTAFEQLMNAHKDSITALGASNYQSQGKSLTVDTVRPDESNMSYTTKQNSEGDISAKGVPVVQLTEDEEKETGDVGWKPFLDYLLVSKGMLLACLGILCQSGFVGFQAAATYWLAYAIQIPKLNSGILIGVYALISTLSAVFVYLRSFFTAHMGLKASKSFFSAFTDAIFKAPMLFFDSTPVGRILTRASSDLSILDFDIPFAFIFVVTPLLQLVATVGIMASVTWQVVIVAILALAGSKYVQDYYLASARELIRINGTTKAPVMNYAAETSLGVVTIRAFKMVDRFYQNYLKLVDKDAVLFFHSNGALEWLVMRIEALQNVTLLTASLLLVLLPKGAVAPGLVGLSLSQALSLTTVQVFLTRWYCNLSNYIISIERIKQFTHIPQEPAAIVEDKRPASSWPFKGRIELKELKIRYRPNAPLVLKGISCTFEQGTRVGVVGRTGCGKTTLVSALFRLVEPASGQILIDGLDICSIGLKDLRMKLSIIPQEPTLFRGSVRTNLDPLGLYSDHEIWEALEKCQLKATIRGLPNQLDTSVSDEGENWSAGQRQLFCLGRVLLRRNRILVLDEATASIDSATDAILQRIIRQQFLECTVITVAHRVPTVIDSDMVMVLSYGKLLEYDKPSRLMEINSSFSKLVAEYWSTCRRNSYNNFAAEFPDIVNQS from the exons ATGGAGTGGGGCTTGGATTCAAGTCTCTTATCGTGCCAGTTGGTGTTGTGGTGTAAATTATTTTCATGCAAAG GGAGACTTTCTTGGATTTGTAAGGAAGAACTCGACTTGGGTTCTCCATGCACACAAAGAACTATCATAGATGCTGTAAATCTGCTATTCCTTGCCGTCTTCTATCTGTTTTTGCTTGTAGGTTCTGTCAGAAAACATCGAGTCAGAGGAGGCAATGAAAGGGACCGGATCTTTGGGGTGGTTTCAATCTGCTGTGCTCTTATTAGCATCGCATACCTTGGTGTTGGATTATGGGATCTAATAGTTGAAAACGATAAATTCAATCATTTGATCTGGTTGTTTTATCTTGTCAGAGGACTAGTTTGGATTTCCTTGGCAGTTTCCCTGATTGTTAAAATATCCAAATGGAATACAATTCTCGTTACTGTTTGGTGgttgtctttttctttattgGCTTCAGCCCTAAATATTGAAATTTTAGCAGGAGCACATGGCATCCACGTTCTGGACATTCTGCCATGGCCTGTAAACCTTTTGCTTCTATTTTGTGCTTTTAGAAATTTCAGTCATTTTACTTCTCAACAAGCCCCACATGAGAGCATATCTGAACCTCTATTAGGTGAAAAGGAGGTAAAGAATCAATCAAAACTAGCCCATGCCAGTTTTCTTAGCAAATTGATGTTTTCTTGGATTAATCCTTTGCTTAAGTTAGGCTACTCAAAACCTTTAAATCTTGAAGATATCCCTTCTTTAGATCCTGAGGATGAAGCTAATATAGCCTACCAAAAGTTTGCTATTGCATGGGACTCACTTGTAAGAGAGAATAACTCATACAACACTAGGAACTTGGTTCTTTGGGCTGTTACAAATGTACATTTCAAAGAAAATATATTCGTAGGTGTGTGTGCTTTGCTTAGGACAATTGCAGTAGTAGTTCTTCCTCTCCTGCTGTATGCTTTTGTAAATTACTCCAATCTTGATCAGCAAAACCTGTATCATGGTCTTTCTATAGTAGGGTGTCTATTTCTTGTAAAGATAGTTGAGTCCTTGTCTCAAAGGCATTGCTTTTTCCTATCAAGACTGTCAGGAATGAGAATGAGATCAGCCTTAATGGTGGCAGTCTACCAAAAGCAGCTCAAACTTTCAAGTTTGGGAAGAAGAAGGCACTCAACAGGTGAGATTGTGAATTACATTGCAGTGGATGCCTACAGAATGGGAGAATTTCCTTGGTGGTTTCACGCAGCATGGAGTCTTGTACTACAACTGTTTCTATCCATTGTCGTTCTTTTTGGGGTTGTTGGTCTTGGCGCACTTACTGGATTAGTTCCTCTCCTCATATGCGGACTTCTCAACATGCCGTTTGCAAGATTTCTACAAAAATGTCAATACGAATTTATGATTGCTCAAGATGAACGCCTCAGGGCTACTTCCGAGATCCTGAACAGTATGAAAATCATAAAGCTACAATCATGGGAAGACAAGTTCAAGAGTTTAATTGAATCCTGCCGAGAAAATGAATTCAAATGGTTGGCTGAATCACAGTTCAAGAAAGCCTGTGCTACTCTCTTATATTGGTCGTCTCCAACAATCATTTCTTCTGTCATCTTCCTGGGATGTGCTCTTTTCAGAAGTGCTCCATTGAATGCTAGTACCATTTTCACAGTTCTTGCAACATTGAGGGGAATGGCGGAGCCTGTCAATACAATACCTGAGGCTCTTTCAGCTATGATCCAAGTCAAGGTCTCTTTTGATAGAATCAATACTTTTTTACTGGATGATGAACCTAAGAATGAAAGCTTAAGTATAATTCCATCTCAGAACTCAGATCAAAGTATTATGATTCAAGGAGGCAAATTCAGCTGGGATCCTGAACTAATGACGCCAACATTGAGAGAAGTGAACCTGGATGTCAAATGGGGGCAAAAAATTGCAATTTGTGGGCCAGTTGGGGCTGGAAAATCATCACTATTGTATGCCATACTTGGGGAGATGCCTAAAATTTCAGGaaca GTTAATGTATTTGGATCCATTGCCTATGTTTCTCAAACTTCTTGGATTCAAAGTGGAACTGTTCGTGATAACATACTCTATGGAAAGCCAATGGACGAGGCCAGATATGAGAAGGCAATAAAAGCATGCGCTTTAGACAAGGACATTAACAGTTTCAATCATGGAGATCTCATAGAAATAGGCCAAAGAGGACTTAATATGAGCGGGGGGCAGAAGCAGAGGATTCAACTTGCTCGTGCTGTCTATAATGATGCTGATATCTATCTCCTTGATGATCCTTTTAGTGCAGTAGATGCACATACTGCTGCAATTCTATTCAAT GACTGCATCATGACTGCCTTGGAAAACAAAACTGTCATACTAGTGACTCACCAAGTGGAGTTCCTCTCGGCAGTGGACAGAATTATG GTCATGGACGGTGGGCAAATTACTCAATCAGGAAGCTATGAACAGCTCTTGATGGCTGGGACAGCATTTGAACAGCTtatgaatgctcataaggattcAATAACAGCATTGGGAGCTTCAAACTATCAAAGTCAAGGAAAATCTCTGACTGTAGATACGGTTAGGCCAGATGAGTCTAATATGTCTTATACCACTAAACAAAACAGTGAAGGAGATATTTCTGCAAAGGGTGTGCCTGTAGTGCAGCTaacagaagatgaagagaaggagaCGGGAGATGTTGGATGGAAGCCATTCCTCGATTATCTACTTGTCTCAAAGGGAATGCTTCTTGCATGCCTTGGCATACTATGTCAAAGTGGTTTTGTTGGTTTTCAGGCTGCTGCAACTTATTGGCTGGCATATGCTATTCAAATTCCGAAACTCAATAGTGGCATTTTGATCGGAGTTTATGCTCTGATATCAACACTCAGTGCTGTTTTTGTATATTTGAGGTCTTTTTTCACAGCCCATATGGGATTAAAAGCTTCTAAATCCTTCTTCTCTGCCTTCACCGATGCAATTTTTAAAGCTCCTATGCTCTTCTTTGATTCTACCCCAGTTGGACGGATTCTGACTCGT GCTTCCTCAGATTTGAGTATCTTGGATTTTGACATTCCTTTCGCCTTTATCTTTGTGGTGACTCCTCTTCTACAGCTTGTAGCAACAGTAGGAATCATGGCCTCAGTCACGTGGCAGGTTGTCATTGTAGCCATCCTTGCTTTAGCAGGTTCAAAATATGTTCAG GATTATTATTTAGCCTCCGCAAGGGAATTGATAAGGATCAATGGTACAACAAAAGCTCCTGTCATGAATTATGCAGCTGAGACATCACTTGGTGTAGTGACAATAAGAGCTTTCAAGATGGTGGATAGGTTCTACCAGAACTACCTAAAGCTTGTGGACAAGGATGCTGTACTTTTCTTCCATTCTAATGGAGCCTTGGAGTGGCTAGTTATGAGGATAGAGGCATTGCAAAATGTGACTTTATTAACTGCTTCTCTTCTACTTGTATTGCTTCCAAAGGGCGCTGTAGCTCCTG GACTTGTGGGACTTTCATTGTCTCAAGCATTGTCACTTACCACCGTCCAAGTTTTCCTGACACGTTGGTATTGCAACTTATCCAACTACATCATATCAATTGAACGGATCAAGCAGTTCACGCATATTCCACAAGAACCTGCGGCGATTGTGGAGGACAAAAGACCAGCATCTTCCTGGCCCTTTAAGGGTAGGATAGAGCTTAAAGaattgaag ATAAGATATCGTCCAAATGCTCCACTAGTTCTTAAGGGAATTAGCTGCACGTTCGAGCAAGGGACTAGAGTAGGAGTTGTGGGGAGAACCGGATGTGGCAAAACCACTCTAGTCAGCGCTTTGTTTCGCTTAGTGGAGCCTGCAAGTGGCCAAATTCTTATAGATGGACTTGACATATGTTCTATTGGTCTTAAGGATTTGAGGATGAAGCTCAGCATCATCCCTCAGGAGCCAACACTTTTCAGGGGTAGCGTTCGAACTAATTTGGATCCTTTAGGCCTGTACTCCGATCATGAAATATGGGAG GCTTTAGAGAAGTGTCAGCTTAAGGCAACAATAAGAGGTCTGCCTAATCAGTTGGACACATCAG TGAGCGATGAAGGTGAAAATTGGAGCGCTGGGCAACGCCAACTCTTTTGCCTAGGAAGAGTCCTTCTCAGGAGAAACAGAATTTTAGTTCTAGATGAAGCTACTGCATCCATTGACTCTGCTACTGATGCCATTCTACAAAGAATTATCAGACAACAATTCTTAGAATGTACAGTAATAACAGTGGCACACAGAGTTCCAACTGTTATAGACAGTGACATGGTTATGGTCCTCTCTTATG GGAAATTGTTGGAGTATGATAAACCTTCGAGGCTTATGGAGATTAACTCTAGCTTCTCCAAGCTTGTAGCTGAATACTGGTCTACTTGCAGGAGGAACTCCTACAACAACTTTGCAGCAGAATTCCCTGATATTGTGAATCAATCATAA